A stretch of the Muntiacus reevesi chromosome 8, mMunRee1.1, whole genome shotgun sequence genome encodes the following:
- the SMCO1 gene encoding single-pass membrane and coiled-coil domain-containing protein 1 has translation MNNETTTLISLKEAMKRVDHKLQALEAHFKELDFIKDNLTQKFEDHSKTLANQGAQDELWTAVLSLKFTSMELNILYSYVIEVLVHLHTRVLEKLPDLVRSLPTLASILRRKVKNKRIRVVWESVLEEYGLQEGDITALCIFFVAHGNQAEHYIARVRQMYVRDINFMISNMVKNQALQDGLLKAVQVIEKGKAEMAPKEKKSPLKELIPPVKS, from the exons ATGAACAATGAAACCACAACCCTGATATCCTTGAAGGAGGCAATGAAAAG AGTAGACCACAAACTCCAAGCTTTAGAAGCACACTTTAAAGAACTGGACTTCATCAAGGATAATCTGACACAGAAATTTGAAGATCATAGCAAGACTTTGGCAAACCAGGGAGCCCAAGATGAGCTATGGACAGCAGTTCTGTCACTCAA GTTCACTTCAATGgaactgaatattttatacaGCTACGTCATTGAAGTACTTGTCCACTTGCACACTCGTGTGCTTGAGAAGCTGCCAGATCTGGTGAGAAGTCTTCCCACCTTAGCCTCCATCCTTAGACGAAAAGTCAAGAACAAGCGCATCCGAGTTGTATGGGAGTCTGTTCTGGAGGAGTATGGGTTGCAAGAAGGAGACATCACAGccctgtgtatcttctttgtagCACACGGTAACCAGGCAGAACACTACATTGCTCGAGTAAGGCAGATGTATGTAAGAGATATCAATTTCATGATCTCTAATATGGTAAAGAACCAGGCTCTGCAGGATGGTTTGCTGAAGGCTGTGCAGGTCATTGAGAAGGGGAAAGCAGAGATGGCCCCCAAAGAGAAAAAATCACCCCTAAAAGAGTTGATACCACCCGTCAAAAGCTAA